One Glycine max cultivar Williams 82 chromosome 4, Glycine_max_v4.0, whole genome shotgun sequence DNA segment encodes these proteins:
- the LOC100795853 gene encoding pentatricopeptide repeat-containing protein At5g15300 yields MTGTYSRISCMTQHLCSMLELKQVQAIITKAGLHSHLPFTAKLIFFSALSPMGNLSHAHSLFLQTSMHNSFICNTMIRAFANSSYPLQALYIYNHMHTTNVVSDHFTYNFVLKACSRAHKFAQEFVKCDEFIIISKGGEVHCTVLKLGLDQDPSIQNSLLCMYSQCGLVHVAQHLFDEISNRSLVSWNIMISAYDRVNDSKSADYLLESMPHKNVVSWNTVIGRYIRLGDIEGARRVFQIMPQRDAVSWNSLIAGCVSVKDYEGAMGLFSEMQNAEVRPTEVTLISVLGACAETGALEMGSKIHESLKACGHKIEGYLGNALLNMYSKCGKLNSAWEVFNGMRIKTLSCWNAMIVGLAVHGYCEEALQLFSEMESGLDTVRPNRVTFLGVLIACSHKGLVDKARWNFDHMAKQYKILPDIKHYGCIVDLLSRFGLLEEAHQMIKTAPLQNSAILWRTLLGACRTQGNVELAKVSFQQLAKLGRLTDGDYVLLSNIYAEAERWDEVERVRSEMIGLHVPKQVAYSQIDMTESDKLP; encoded by the coding sequence ATGACAGGAACATATTCACGCATAAGCTGCATGACTCAGCACCTTTGTTCCATGTTGGAACTGAAACAAGTTCAAGCCATTATCACCAAAGCAGGCCTTCACTCTCACCTTCCCTTCACTGCCAAGTTAATCTTCTTTTCTGCACTTTCTCCTATGGGAAACCTCTCCCATGCTCATTCCCTCTTCCTACAAACTTCCATGCACAACTCCTTCATTTGCAACACTATGATTCGAGCCTTTGCCAACTCTTCCTACCCTCTTCAAGCTCTATACATCTACAACCACATGCACACCACCAATGTTGTCTCCGACCATTTCACCTACAACTTTGTGCTCAAGGCATGCTCCAGAGCACACAAGTTTGCCCAAGAATTTGTCAAATGTGatgagtttattattatttcgaaAGGGGGTGAAGTTCACTGCACTGTTCTTAAACTCGGGTTGGACCAAGACCCCTCTATTCAGAACTCGTTGCTCTGTATGTACTCTCAATGTGGGTTGGTCCATGTTGCACAACACTTGTTTGATGAAATCAGCAATAGGAGTTTGGTTTCTTGGAATATCATGATATCGGCATATGATCGTGTCAACGATTCTAAATCGGCTGATTACCTTCTTGAATCGATGCCACACAAGAATGTTGTTTCATGGAACACTGTGATAGGAAGGTACATCAGGTTAGGTGATATTGAGGGTGCAAGAAGGGTGTTCCAAATTATGCCTCAGAGGGATGCTGTGTCATGGAATTCTCTGATTGCTGGTTGTGTCTCTGTTAAGGATTATGAAGGAGCAATGGGACTGTTTTCAGAGATGCAAAATGCTGAAGTAAGACCGACAGAAGTAACACTTATTTCAGTTCTGGGTGCCTGTGCAGAAACTGGTGCACTGGAAATGGGTAGCAAAATACACGAGTCTCTGAAAGCATGTGGGCATAAGATTGAAGGGTATTTAGGAAACGCCCTTCTGAATATGTATTCTAAATGTGGGAAGTTGAATTCAGCTTGGGAGGTATTTAATGGGATGAGGATAAAAACTTTGAGTTGTTGGAATGCTATGATTGTTGGTTTGGCTGTCCATGGTTACTGTGAGGAAGCTTTGCAATTGTTTTCAGAGATGGAAAGTGGTCTTGATACAGTTAGGCCGAATCGAGTGACATTCCTTGGTGTTTTGATTGCTTGTAGTCATAAGGGTTTGGTAGATAAAGCAAGATGGAATTTTGATCATATGGCAAAGCAGTACAAAATTCTGCCTGATATCAAGCATTATGGTTGCATAGTTGATCTTTTAAGCAGATTTGGATTGTTGGAAGAGGCGCATCAGATGATTAAGACTGCTCCTTTACAAAATAGTGCCATTTTATGGAGAACATTGCTGGGTGCTTGTAGGACACAAGGCAACGTGGAGTTGGCTAAGGTGTCTTTCCAACAACTTGCCAAATTGGGACGCCTAACAGATGGAGATTATGTGTTGTTATCAAACATTTATGCTGAAGCTGAGAGATGGGATGAGGTAGAGCGAGTAAGGAGTGAAATGATTGGCTTGCATGTTCCTAAACAAGTTGCGTACAGCCAAATCGATATGACTGAATCTGATAAGCTTCCCTAA
- the LOC100796374 gene encoding cellulose synthase-like protein G1, which translates to MNENIIKMATFTYHVETVQSFLALSRLHILIHLVAVLSLCYYRITHFFLQPPTAPWLLMTAAELLLSLLWFFNQAFRWRPVSRSVMTEKLPSEEKLPGLDIFVCTLDPEKEPTVEVIDTIISAVSMDYPSDKLSVYLSDDGGCDVTLYGIREAAEFAKEWVPFCKKYGVKSRCPKVFFSPFGDEDQETLRDDQFRTQRDLVKAKYEKMQKNIEKFGSDPKSRRTVSDRQPRIEIINDQPGMPLIVYVSRERRPSLPHKFKGGAVNTLLRVSGLISNGPYVLVMDCDMYSNDPTSAKQAMCFFLDPETSKYIAFVQFPQMFHNLSKKDIYDSQARTAFKTMWQGMDGLRGPGLSGSGNYLSRSALLFGSPNQKDDYLQDAQKYFGKSTAYIESLKAIRGQKSSKKNISRDEMLREAQVVASCSYENNTNWGTEVGFSYGILLESSITGYILHSRGWKSAYLYPKTPCFLGCAPTDIKEGMLQLVKWLSELLLLGVSSKYSPFTYGFSRMSILHTFTYCFITMSSLYAVVFILYGIVPQVCLLKGIPVFPKATDPWFAVFAFVYVSTQIQHLIEVLSGDGSVTMWWDEQRIWILKSVTSIFAIIDGIKKWLGLSKVKFNLSNKAIDKEKLKKYEQGRFDFQGAAVFMAPLVLLLTANIVSFLVGIWRLFNFNVKDFEEMFGQLFLVTYVMVLSYPLLEAMVTMKSKSG; encoded by the exons atgaatgaaaacataattaagatGGCAACGTTCACATACCACGTAGAAACAGTTCAATCATTCTTAGCCCTAAGCAGACTTCACATACTCATCCACTTAGTGGCAGTGTTGTCTCTCTGTTACTACCGCATCACCCACTTCTTCCTCCAACCTCCAACAGCGCCATGGCTTCTCATGACTGCTGCGGAGCTTCTTCTCTCGCTGCTCTGGTTCTTCAACCAAGCCTTCCGGTGGCGACCGGTGTCGCGGAGCGTCATGACTGAGAAGCTTCCGAGTGAGGAGAAGCTGCCGGGGCTTGACATCTTCGTGTGCACGCTCGATCCCGAGAAGGAGCCCACCGTGGAGGTCATTGACACCATCATCTCCGCCGTGTCCATGGATTACCCCTCCGACAAGCTTTCCGTCTATCTCTCCGACGACGGCGGGTGCGACGTGACTCTCTATGGGATCCGAGAGGCTGCTGAGTTCGCCAAGGAGTGGGTTCCGTTCTGTAAAAAGTATGGGGTGAAGTCAAGGTGTCCCAAAGTCTTCTTCTCTCCCTTTGGGGATGAGGATCAAGAGACTCTTCGGGACGATCAATTCAGAACACAGAGAGACCTCGTCAAG GCTAAATacgagaaaatgcagaaaaataTCGAGAAATTTGGTTCAGACCCTAAAAGTCGTCGTACTGTGAGTGACAGACAACCTCGTATTGAG ATTATAAATGACCAACCGGGAATGCCACTTATTGTTTATGTGTCTCGCGAAAGAAGGCCATCCCTTCCTCACAAATTCAAAGGAGGAGCCGTCAACACATTG CTCAGAGTCTCAGGTTTAATCAGTAATGGACCTTATGTTCTAGTAATGGACTGTGATATGTATAGCAATGATCCAACCTCTGCCAAACAAGCCATGTGCTTCTTTCTTGATCCTGAAACGTCCAAATATATTGCATTTGTTCAATTCCCTCAAATGTTTCACAACCTTAGCAAAAAGGACATTTATGATAGTCAAGCTAGAACTGCTTTTAAG ACAATGTGGCAAGGCATGGATGGACTAAGAGGTCCAGGTCTTTCTGGCAGCGGCAATTACTTAAGTAGAAGTGCTTTACTATTTGGAAGTCCAAACCAAAAAG ATGACTATCTGCAAGATGCACAAAAGTACTTCGGCAAGTCTACCGCCTACATTGAATCACTGAAGGCCATCCGTGGACAGAAAAGTAGCAAAAAGAATATTTCAAGAGATGAAATGTTAAGAGAAGCTCAAGTAGTGGCCTCTTGTTCCTACGAAAATAACACAAATTGGGGCACAGAG GTGGGATTCTCATATGGCATATTACTAGAGAGTTCTATTACTGGCTATATTCTTCACAGCAGAGGATGGAAATCAGCATATCTTTACCCGAAAACACCATGTTTCTTAGGTTGTGCTCCCACTGACATCAAGGAAGGCATGCTTCAGTTGGTTAAGTGGTTGTCTGAACTTTTGTTGCTTGGTGTCTCCTCCAAATACAGCCCATTCACTTATGGATTTTCAAGAATGTCCATACTTCACACATTCACTTATTGCTTCATCACAATGTCATCCCTTTATGCTGTTGTCTTCATCCTCTACGGCATTGTACCTCAAGTATGCCTCCTCAAAGGAATCCCTGTGTTTCCAAAG GCCACAGACCCTTGGTTTGCCGTGTTTGCATTTGTGTATGTATCTACTCAGATTCAACATTTGATTGAGGTTCTCTCTGGGGATGGATCTGTGACAATGTGGTGGGATGAACAAAGAATTTGGATTCTGAAGTCAGTTACCAGCATATTTGCAATTATAGATGGAATCAAGAAGTGGTTGGGGTTGAGCAAGGTGAAATTCAACTTGTCAAACAAAGCAATTGACAAAGAGAAGCTCAAGAAATATGAGCAAGGTAGATTCGATTTCCAAGGTGCAGCTGTGTTCATGGCTCCATTGGTTCTATTACTCACAGCCAACATTGTTAGCTTCTTAGTTGGTATATGGAGACTATTTAATTTCAATGTGAAGGATTTTGAAGAAATGTTTGGTCAACTTTTCCTAGTTACCTATGTAATGGTTCTTAGTTATCCACTTCTTGAGGCCATGGTAACAATGAAAAGCAAGAGTGGATAG
- the LOC100779380 gene encoding putative GDSL esterase/lipase, whose product MWLSSGSDHTLMAKFGLSPILVLFMLLMSGGIVRGQREMVPAMFIFGDSLIDNGNNNNLPSFAKANYYPYGIDFNGGPTGRFSNGYTMVDEIAELLGLPLIPAYTEASGNQVLHGVNYASAAAGILDATGRNFVGRIPFDQQLSNFENTLNQITGNLGADYMGTALARCIFFVGMGSNDYLNNYLMPNYPTRNQYNGQQYADLLVQTYSQQLTRLYNLGARKFVIAGLGQMGCIPSILAQSMTGTCSKEVNLLVKPFNENVKTMLGNFNNNLPGARFIFADSSRMFQDILLNARSYGFTVVNRGCCGIGRNRGQITCLPFQTPCPNRRQYVFWDAFHPTEAVNILMGRMAFNGNPNFVYPINIRQLAEL is encoded by the exons ATGTGGCTCTCATCAGGTTCTGATCACACTTTGATGGCAAAGTTTGGATTATCTCCAATCTTGGTGCTTTTCATGTTGCTGATGAGTGGTGGTATAGTGAGAGGCCAAAGAGAAATGGTGCCTGCCATGTTCATATTTGGTGACTCTCTCATTGACAatggcaacaacaacaaccttccTTCCTTTGCTAAGGCCAACTATTACCCTTATGGCATTGACTTCAATGGAGGCCCTACTGGTCGCTTCTCTAACGGCTACACTATGGTTGATGAAATAG CTGAACTGCTTGGACTTCCCTTGATTCCTGCATACACAGAAGCCTCAGGGAATCAAGTGCTTCATGGAGTAAACTATGCTTCAGCTGCTGCTGGAATCCTTGATGCCACTGGCAGAAACTTT GTTGGACGCATACCATTTGATCAGCAACTTAGTAACTTTGAGAACACATTAAATCAAATTACTGGGAATCTTGGAGCAGACTATATGGGCACTGCGCTTGCGCGGTGCATATTCTTTGTTGGAATGGGCAGCAATGACTACCTAAACAACTACCTTATGCCTAATTACCCCACTAGAAATCAGTACAATGGACAACAGTATGCTGATCTTTTGGTTCAAACATATAGCCAGCAGCTCACG AGGCTTTACAATCTTGGAGCAAGGAAATTTGTGATTGCTGGACTGGGGCAAATGGGATGCATTCCAAGCATACTGGCTCAAAGCATGACCGGAACCTGCTCCAAAGAAGTGAACCTGCTAGTGAAACCCTTCAATGAAAATGTGAAGACCATGTTGggaaatttcaataataatctACCTGGTGCCAGATTTATATTCGCCGATTCTTCCCGCATGTTCCAGGACATCCTTCTCAATGCTAGATCTTATG GGTTCACTGTGGTAAATAGAGGGTGCTGTGGCATTGGAAGAAACAGAGGCCAAATTACATGTCTTCCATTTCAAACACCATGCCCTAATAGGCGTCAGTACGTGTTCTGGGATGCATTCCACCCAACTGAAGCAGTGAACATTCTCATGGGAAGAATGGCTTTTAATGGGAACCCCAATTTTGTTTATCCTATAAACATAAGGCAACTTGCTGAGCTATAA
- the LOC100796902 gene encoding GDSL esterase/lipase At1g33811: MKHLRDMTLTFTVTWIFWLCQIRGRCLSQVVQPRVPPGQQVPCFYIFGDSLVDNGNNNGILTLARANYRPYGIDFPGGATGRFTNGRTYVDALAQLLGFPTYIAPYSRARGLELLRGANYASGAAGIREETGSNLGAHTSLNEQVANFGNTVQQLRRFFRGDNESLNSYLNKCLFFSGMGSNDYLNNYFMSDFYSTSSDYTVKAFASVLLQDYSRKLSQLYSLGARKVMVTAVGQIGCIPYQLARFHGNSSRCNEKINNAISLFNSGLKTMVQNFNGGQLPGAKFVYLDFYQSSQDLSSNGTSYGFDVIDKGCCGVGRNNGQITCLPQQQPCENRQKYLFWDAFHPTELANILLAKATYSSQSYTYPINIQQLAML, from the exons ATGAAGCATTTGAGAGACATGACTTTGACATTCACAGTCACATGGATCTTCTGGCTGTGCCAAATAAGGGGCAGATGCTTGTCTCAGGTGGTGCAGCCACGGGTTCCACCGGGGCAACAGGTTCCATGCTTCTACATATTCGGTGACTCATTGGTTGACAATGGAAACAACAATGGGATCCTAACCCTTGCCAGGGCAAACTACAGGCCTTATGGCATTGACTTCCCAGGGGGTGCCACTGGACGCTTCACCAATGGTCGCACTTATGTTGATGCCTTAG CTCAGCTTCTGGGCTTTCCAACATATATTGCTCCATACTCAAGAGCAAGGGGTTTGGAACTATTAAGAGGAGCTAACTATGCATCTGGAGCAGCAGGCATTAGAGAAGAAACAGGAAGTAACCTT GGGGCTCATACATCATTGAATGAGCAAGTGGCTAACTTTGGCAACACAGTGCAGCAGTTGAGAAGGTTCTTCAGAGGAGACAATGAATCACTTAATAGCTACCTAAACAAATGTCTATTCTTTTCAGGGATGGGAAGCAATGATTACCTTAATAACTACTTCATGTCAGATTTTTATTCAACTAGCTCAGATTATACTGTTAAAGCTTTTGCATCTGTCCTTCTTCAAGATTACTCTCGCAAGCTATCT CAACTATATTCGCTAGGAGCGCGAAAAGTGATGGTTACAGCAGTTGGCCAAATTGGCTGCATTCCATATCAACTAGCCCGTTTTCATGGTAACAGCAGCAGATGCAATGAAAAAATCAACAATGCCATCTCGTTATTTAACTCAGGCCTTAAGACAATGGTTCAGAACTTCAATGGAGGGCAGCTTCCGGGAGCGAAGTTTGTGTATCTGGATTTTTATCAAAGCAGTCAAGATTTATCTTCAAATGGAACATCATATG GGTTTGATGTGATAGACAAAGGGTGCTGTGGAGTTGGCAGGAACAATGGGCAAATTACTTGCCTTCCTCAGCAACAACCATGTGAAAATCGTCAGAAGTACTTGTTCTGGGATGCTTTCCACCCCACTGAACTGGCCAATATTTTACTAGCAAAGGCAACATACAGTTCACAATCATACACTTATCCCATTAATATTCAACAATTGGCAATGCTgtaa